A section of the Streptomyces xinghaiensis S187 genome encodes:
- a CDS encoding UPF0182 family protein — translation MRAGGPSRRSRTLLLTMAALALLAMVFVMFAGFWTDWLWYRSVDYSSVFRTTLWTKIGLFAVFGLVMAAAVGVNIWLAHRMRPPLSAMSLEQQSLDRYRMGIAPYKKWALLGVTALVGLIAGASAAGQWRTWLMWINGVPFGTEDPQFGKDVSFYAFDLPWYRFLLAFGFATVVLSLIAAALTHYLYGGLRLTSPGARATGAVTGHLSVLVGLFVALKAVAYWLDRYSLAVKSSDFKATGNWTGLRYVDANAYLPAKTILFFIAAICAVLFFATLWRRTWQLPVLGFGLMVLSAILIGGLYPAIVQKFQVEPNEQAKEAPYIKKNIDATRDAYGIDDAKVSDYEGKVSVDEAESAKLRDEAESTASLRLLDPNVVSPTFQQLQQVRGYYGFPDTLDVDRYKDGDGREQDTVIGLRELNINGIPERNWINDHFKYTHGYGAVAAKGTSTTRGGAPDFTESDLPSKGEFGKYEQRVYYGEKTEQYSIVGGPQKELDYSDDSGEKLYSYTGDSGVDLSGPVNRAAYAAAFSEPQILYSGAIGEGSRILYNRTPKDRVEAVAPWLTIDGDAYPAVVDGRIQWIVDAYTTSNGYPYASRTTLGDTTADSLTTGQREVVAQENRVNYIRNSVKATVDAYDGSVKLYQWDTKDPVLKTWMKAFPDTVEKKSAIGTELMEHLRYPQDLFKVQRELLTRYHVTNSAQFYSGSEVWQVPDDPTNKSGNSVPPYYLSMRMPDQDEQTFSLTTTFTPNRRDNLGAFMAVDADATSDGYGKIRILKLPSNTTVSGPQQVQSKFNSETAIANEINILQRGDSEIEYGNLLTVPLDGGLLYVEPVYVRGAGTNYPLLRKVLVSYGDETAFEDTLGEALDVVFGEKEPGAGETEPPPGEGEEGDTGDEGERDRPSDDPTVRQALEDAQEAIEAGEKALAEQDWTAYGKAQDDLRDALKRAADAEKAAREPEQGG, via the coding sequence ATGAGAGCCGGCGGACCGTCCCGGCGGTCCAGGACCCTGCTGCTGACCATGGCCGCGCTTGCCCTGCTGGCCATGGTGTTCGTGATGTTCGCCGGGTTCTGGACGGACTGGCTCTGGTACCGCTCGGTCGACTACTCCTCCGTCTTCAGGACGACCCTGTGGACCAAGATCGGGCTCTTCGCCGTCTTCGGACTGGTGATGGCGGCCGCCGTGGGCGTCAACATCTGGCTGGCGCACCGCATGCGGCCGCCGCTGAGCGCGATGTCGCTGGAGCAGCAGAGCCTGGACCGCTACCGGATGGGCATCGCGCCCTACAAGAAGTGGGCGCTCCTCGGGGTGACGGCCCTGGTGGGCCTGATCGCCGGTGCCTCGGCCGCCGGCCAGTGGCGCACCTGGCTGATGTGGATCAACGGGGTCCCGTTCGGCACCGAGGACCCGCAGTTCGGCAAGGACGTCTCGTTCTACGCCTTCGACCTGCCCTGGTACCGCTTCCTGCTGGCCTTCGGTTTCGCGACGGTCGTGCTGTCGCTGATCGCCGCCGCGCTGACGCACTACCTCTACGGCGGCCTGCGGCTCACCAGCCCGGGGGCCCGCGCCACCGGTGCGGTCACCGGGCACCTGTCGGTGCTCGTCGGCCTCTTCGTCGCGCTGAAGGCGGTCGCCTACTGGCTGGACCGGTACAGCCTGGCGGTGAAGTCCAGTGACTTCAAGGCCACCGGCAACTGGACGGGTCTGCGCTACGTCGACGCCAACGCCTACCTGCCGGCCAAGACGATCCTGTTCTTCATCGCCGCCATCTGCGCGGTGCTGTTCTTCGCCACGCTCTGGCGGCGCACCTGGCAGCTGCCGGTCCTCGGCTTCGGCCTGATGGTGCTGTCGGCCATCCTGATCGGCGGCCTCTACCCGGCCATCGTCCAGAAGTTCCAGGTCGAGCCGAACGAGCAGGCCAAGGAAGCCCCGTACATCAAGAAGAACATCGATGCCACGCGCGACGCGTACGGCATCGACGACGCCAAGGTGAGCGACTACGAGGGCAAGGTCTCCGTCGACGAGGCCGAGAGCGCGAAGCTGCGCGACGAGGCCGAGAGCACGGCCAGCCTGCGGCTCCTCGACCCGAACGTCGTCTCGCCCACCTTCCAGCAGCTCCAGCAGGTCCGCGGCTACTACGGCTTCCCGGACACCCTGGACGTCGACCGCTACAAGGACGGCGACGGCAGGGAGCAGGACACCGTCATCGGCCTGCGCGAGCTGAACATCAACGGCATCCCCGAGCGCAACTGGATCAACGACCACTTCAAGTACACCCACGGCTACGGCGCCGTGGCCGCCAAGGGCACCTCGACCACCCGCGGTGGCGCGCCGGACTTCACCGAGTCCGACCTGCCGTCCAAGGGCGAGTTCGGCAAGTACGAGCAGCGGGTCTACTACGGCGAGAAGACGGAGCAGTACTCCATCGTCGGCGGCCCGCAGAAGGAGCTGGACTACTCCGACGACAGCGGCGAGAAGCTGTACAGCTACACCGGCGACAGCGGGGTCGACCTCTCCGGCCCGGTGAACCGCGCCGCCTACGCGGCCGCGTTCAGCGAGCCGCAGATCCTGTACTCGGGGGCCATCGGCGAGGGCTCGCGGATCCTCTACAACCGCACGCCCAAGGACCGTGTCGAGGCGGTGGCGCCCTGGCTGACCATCGACGGTGACGCCTACCCGGCCGTCGTGGACGGCCGCATCCAGTGGATCGTCGACGCCTACACCACGTCGAACGGCTATCCGTACGCCTCCCGCACCACGCTGGGCGACACCACGGCCGACTCGCTGACCACCGGCCAGCGCGAGGTCGTCGCCCAGGAGAACCGGGTCAACTACATCCGCAACTCGGTGAAGGCCACGGTCGACGCCTACGACGGCTCGGTCAAGCTGTACCAGTGGGACACCAAGGACCCGGTGCTCAAGACGTGGATGAAGGCCTTCCCGGACACGGTCGAGAAGAAGAGCGCCATCGGCACCGAGCTGATGGAGCATCTGCGCTACCCGCAGGACCTGTTCAAGGTCCAGCGCGAGCTGCTGACCCGCTACCACGTCACCAACTCCGCGCAGTTCTACAGCGGCAGTGAGGTCTGGCAGGTCCCGGACGACCCGACGAACAAGTCGGGCAACTCCGTGCCGCCGTACTACCTCAGCATGCGGATGCCGGACCAGGACGAGCAGACCTTCTCGCTGACGACGACCTTCACCCCGAACCGGCGCGACAACCTCGGAGCCTTCATGGCCGTGGACGCCGACGCCACCAGTGACGGGTACGGGAAGATCAGAATCCTGAAACTGCCGTCCAACACCACCGTGTCCGGGCCACAGCAGGTGCAGAGCAAGTTCAACTCCGAGACGGCCATCGCCAACGAGATCAACATCCTCCAGCGGGGTGACTCGGAGATCGAGTACGGCAACCTGCTGACCGTCCCCCTGGACGGCGGCCTGCTCTATGTGGAGCCGGTCTACGTCCGCGGTGCCGGCACCAACTACCCGCTGCTGCGGAAGGTCCTGGTCTCGTACGGCGACGAGACCGCCTTCGAGGACACGCTCGGCGAGGCGCTGGACGTCGTCTTCGGCGAGAAGGAGCCCGGCGCCGGCGAGACCGAACCTCCGCCGGGCGAGGGCGAGGAGGGCGACACGGGCGACGAGGGCGAGCGCGACCGGCCCAGTGACGACCCGACCGTGCGCCAGGCCCTGGAGGACGCCCAGGAGGCCATCGAGGCGGGCGAGAAGGCGCTCGCGGAGCAGGACTGGACCGCCTACGGCAAGGCCCAGGACGACCTCAGGGACGCGCTGAAGCGGGCCGCGGACGCCGAGAAGGCGGCCAGGGAGCCCGAACAGGGCGGCTGA
- a CDS encoding PPA1309 family protein — translation MSASSVPNGPDNPEPAAGPDPIAAGPLTRAVLEIDEYAAALGWDQPARLFALVDTERLLSEEPELAAQLGLESGDGSGTLTPVEQDELPAGTPLDEFLGTIAWPDAVSGCAMTVERLMLPPSAEESVPDGLDGEQLTRWVAGHPDRQEVRMTVAVLRDGSRESALRLREKDSPTEVLTGAGLVPGLAEALSATFAE, via the coding sequence ATGTCTGCCTCCTCCGTACCGAACGGCCCCGACAACCCCGAGCCCGCCGCGGGCCCGGACCCGATCGCCGCCGGACCGCTCACCCGTGCCGTGCTCGAGATCGACGAGTACGCGGCCGCGCTCGGCTGGGACCAGCCCGCCCGTCTCTTCGCCCTCGTCGACACCGAGCGGCTGCTGTCCGAGGAACCCGAACTGGCCGCCCAGCTCGGGCTGGAGAGCGGTGACGGCTCCGGCACGCTGACCCCCGTCGAACAGGACGAACTGCCGGCCGGAACGCCGCTGGACGAGTTCCTGGGTACCATCGCCTGGCCCGACGCCGTGAGCGGCTGCGCCATGACCGTGGAGCGGCTCATGCTGCCGCCGTCCGCCGAGGAGTCCGTCCCGGACGGTTTGGACGGCGAACAGCTGACGCGGTGGGTCGCCGGCCACCCGGACCGGCAGGAGGTCCGGATGACGGTGGCGGTGCTGCGGGACGGCAGCCGCGAGTCGGCGCTGCGGCTGCGCGAGAAGGACTCCCCCACGGAGGTGCTCACCGGGGCCGGCCTCGTGCCGGGGCTGGCCGAGGCGCTGTCCGCGACCTTCGCCGAGTAG
- a CDS encoding YlbL family protein: MPRRTATMLASTLMLIALLCAGVLIPVPYSEMSPGPTVNTLEKHGGEEVLRVTGRKTYPADGHLNMTTVRVTGADYRMNLAEAVYGWLSPNAVVPHSTLYPDGQTAEQADEENAEEFSQSQESAKVAALKELGIPVTSRVVVASVVKDGASEGRLHAGDVIRAVDGKAVRKPADVADFVTEHEPGERVEFTVVPAKKAEAAEKAGKPEPKATETVTVTAGKAPEDGRALVGIQAGTDHTFPFDIDIKLADVGGPSAGLMFSLGIVDKLTPGSLTGGKFVAGTGTIDDAGKVGPIGGIQMKTIGAREQGAEFFLTPEDNCPAALVGKPDGLTLVKVRTLRDAVDSLEKIAEGGTAGLPGCSAK, encoded by the coding sequence ATGCCACGCCGCACTGCGACGATGCTCGCCTCCACCCTGATGCTGATCGCGCTGCTGTGCGCCGGGGTGCTGATCCCGGTGCCGTACTCCGAGATGTCTCCCGGTCCGACCGTGAACACGCTGGAGAAGCACGGTGGCGAGGAGGTGCTCCGGGTGACGGGCCGGAAGACGTATCCGGCGGACGGCCATCTCAACATGACGACGGTCAGGGTCACCGGCGCCGACTACCGGATGAACCTCGCCGAGGCGGTCTACGGCTGGCTGTCCCCGAACGCCGTCGTACCGCACAGCACCCTCTACCCGGACGGGCAGACGGCGGAGCAGGCGGACGAGGAGAACGCCGAGGAGTTCAGCCAGTCGCAGGAGAGCGCCAAGGTGGCGGCCCTCAAGGAGCTGGGCATACCCGTGACCTCGCGGGTGGTCGTGGCCTCCGTTGTCAAGGACGGTGCCTCCGAGGGCAGACTGCACGCCGGTGACGTGATCAGGGCCGTGGACGGGAAGGCGGTGCGCAAGCCCGCGGACGTGGCGGACTTCGTCACGGAGCACGAGCCGGGCGAACGGGTCGAGTTCACCGTCGTACCGGCCAAGAAGGCCGAGGCGGCCGAGAAGGCGGGCAAGCCCGAGCCGAAGGCCACCGAGACGGTCACCGTCACCGCCGGGAAGGCGCCCGAGGACGGCCGTGCGCTCGTCGGCATCCAGGCCGGGACGGATCACACCTTCCCGTTCGACATCGACATCAAGCTCGCGGACGTCGGCGGTCCCAGCGCCGGGCTGATGTTCTCGCTCGGCATCGTCGACAAGCTGACGCCCGGGTCGCTGACCGGCGGGAAGTTCGTCGCCGGCACCGGGACGATCGACGACGCCGGCAAGGTCGGCCCCATCGGCGGGATCCAGATGAAGACGATCGGCGCCCGGGAGCAGGGCGCCGAGTTCTTCCTGACCCCGGAGGACAACTGCCCGGCCGCTCTCGTCGGCAAGCCGGACGGGCTGACCCTCGTCAAGGTCCGCACGCTGCGGGACGCCGTGGACTCGCTGGAGAAGATCGCCGAGGGCGGGACGGCCGGCCTGCCCGGCTGCTCGGCGAAGTGA
- a CDS encoding molybdenum cofactor biosynthesis protein MoaE: MGAMARTYEHPGEQAHPDPIRLLAVRDSPLSLDEVFGAVPDDAAGGTALFVGTVRDHDEGAGVAALGYTAHPTAEAELRRVAEKVAAEFPVRALAAVHRVGDLAVGDLAVVVAVSCPHRAEAFDACRRLIDDLKHEVPIWKHQRFTDGTEEWVGA, translated from the coding sequence ATGGGCGCCATGGCACGTACGTACGAGCATCCCGGCGAGCAGGCCCATCCCGACCCGATCCGCCTGCTGGCGGTCCGTGACAGCCCGCTCTCGCTCGACGAGGTGTTCGGTGCCGTGCCGGACGACGCCGCGGGCGGCACCGCGCTCTTCGTCGGCACGGTGCGGGACCACGACGAGGGCGCCGGTGTGGCCGCCCTGGGCTACACCGCGCACCCCACGGCCGAGGCCGAGCTGCGGCGGGTGGCGGAGAAGGTGGCCGCCGAGTTCCCGGTACGGGCGCTGGCCGCCGTCCACCGGGTGGGCGATCTGGCGGTGGGGGATCTGGCCGTGGTGGTCGCGGTCTCCTGTCCGCACCGGGCCGAGGCGTTCGACGCCTGCCGCCGCCTCATCGACGACCTCAAGCACGAGGTCCCCATCTGGAAGCACCAGCGGTTCACGGACGGTACCGAGGAGTGGGTGGGGGCGTAG
- a CDS encoding SDR family oxidoreductase produces the protein MSSPDPQVRATRNPPPATVRRPVVAVTGAATGAGELLTRRLAASEEIKQVIAIDERRGEVPEAEWHLLDVRDPLIAGKLRGVDVVVHLALDLDLESDAAARTAYNVRGTQTVLTAAAAAGVHRVVLCTSAMVYGALPDNDVPLAEDAELRATADATGVGDLLEIERLGRRAPRAHPGLNVTVARPTVLVGGTDTALTRYFESPRLLVVAGSRPTWQFCHMDDLVSALECAALEKVEGEFVVGCDGWLEQEEIEELSGIRRMELPSAVALGAASRLHRLGLTPSPAGDLAYTMHPWVVSGSRLHDAGWRPRYTNEEVLAELLDEVAGRHTVAGRRLGRKDATTLGAAGATVALVGTAALVRRARKARRRI, from the coding sequence GTGAGTTCCCCAGACCCTCAAGTTCGCGCAACGCGAAACCCCCCGCCGGCGACCGTGCGGCGGCCTGTCGTCGCGGTCACCGGCGCCGCGACCGGAGCCGGGGAGCTGCTGACCCGGCGGCTCGCGGCCTCCGAAGAAATCAAGCAGGTCATCGCCATCGACGAGCGGCGCGGTGAGGTGCCCGAGGCCGAGTGGCACCTGCTCGACGTGCGCGATCCGCTCATCGCCGGGAAGCTCCGCGGGGTGGACGTGGTGGTGCACCTCGCCCTCGACCTCGATCTGGAGTCCGACGCGGCCGCCCGCACCGCGTACAACGTGCGCGGCACCCAGACCGTCCTCACCGCGGCCGCGGCCGCCGGTGTGCACCGCGTCGTGCTGTGCACCTCGGCGATGGTCTACGGCGCCCTGCCCGACAACGACGTACCGCTCGCGGAGGACGCCGAACTGCGCGCCACCGCGGACGCCACAGGCGTCGGCGACCTGCTGGAGATCGAACGGCTGGGCCGCCGGGCACCCCGCGCCCACCCCGGTCTCAACGTCACGGTGGCCCGCCCCACCGTGCTGGTCGGCGGCACGGATACGGCCCTGACCCGCTATTTCGAGTCACCGCGGCTGCTGGTCGTCGCGGGCTCCCGCCCGACCTGGCAGTTCTGCCACATGGACGATCTCGTGAGCGCGCTGGAGTGCGCGGCGCTGGAGAAGGTCGAGGGCGAGTTCGTGGTCGGCTGCGACGGCTGGCTGGAGCAGGAGGAGATCGAGGAGCTCTCCGGGATCCGGCGGATGGAACTGCCGTCCGCCGTCGCGCTCGGCGCGGCCTCCCGGCTGCACCGGCTCGGCCTCACTCCGTCCCCGGCCGGCGACCTGGCGTACACGATGCACCCCTGGGTCGTCAGCGGCAGCAGGCTGCACGACGCCGGGTGGCGGCCGCGGTACACGAACGAGGAGGTCCTGGCCGAACTGCTGGACGAGGTGGCGGGCCGGCACACGGTCGCCGGCCGCAGGCTGGGCCGCAAGGACGCGACCACGCTGGGCGCCGCGGGCGCCACCGTCGCGCTGGTCGGCACGGCCGCGCTGGTGCGCCGGGCGCGCAAGGCACGCCGCCGCATCTGA
- a CDS encoding zinc-dependent metalloprotease yields the protein MSDNPFGFGLPPEEPEDGDDGRKQGGEGGGRGPANPFGFGTGPGGPGGDNPLAAMFGSLNPNDLGAAFQQLGQMLSYEGGPVNWDMAKDIARQTVARGAAEGAGDPSVTPGDRSSVEEAVRLADLWLDGVTSLPSGSSSAVAWSRAEWVEATLPAWKELVDPVAERVAGAMGDVLPEEMQAMAGPLLGMMRSMGGAMFGTQIGQAVGTLAGEVVGSTDIGLPLGPPRKAALLPVNIAAFGEDLGVPLDEVRLYLALREAAHQRLFAHVPWLRSHLFGAVEGYARGIKVDTAKLEDVVGQLDPSRPEQLQDALQQGMFQPEDTPEQKSALARLETALALVEGWVDAVVHAAASPHLPSSGALREMLRRRRATGGPAEQTFATLIGLELRPRRLRDASRLWASLTDARGADGRDALWEHPDMLPTAEDLDDPDGFVHREQVDFSELDKMLGEAADGSGKDTGHGGGNGDGNGNRNRNGDGEESRGSGGRDGSGREDDGEK from the coding sequence GTGAGTGACAACCCATTCGGATTCGGCCTTCCGCCGGAGGAGCCGGAGGACGGCGACGACGGCAGGAAGCAGGGCGGCGAGGGCGGTGGCCGGGGCCCGGCGAATCCCTTCGGGTTCGGCACGGGGCCCGGAGGCCCGGGCGGTGACAACCCGCTCGCGGCGATGTTCGGTTCCCTGAACCCGAACGATCTGGGCGCCGCCTTCCAGCAGCTCGGCCAGATGCTCTCCTACGAGGGCGGCCCGGTGAACTGGGACATGGCCAAGGACATCGCACGGCAGACCGTGGCCCGGGGGGCCGCCGAGGGCGCCGGGGACCCGAGCGTCACCCCCGGCGACCGGTCGTCCGTCGAGGAGGCCGTGCGGCTCGCGGACCTCTGGCTGGACGGGGTCACCTCGCTGCCCTCCGGATCGAGCTCGGCGGTGGCCTGGAGCCGTGCCGAGTGGGTCGAGGCGACGCTGCCGGCGTGGAAGGAACTGGTGGACCCGGTCGCCGAGCGCGTCGCGGGTGCCATGGGCGACGTCCTGCCCGAGGAGATGCAGGCCATGGCGGGCCCGCTGCTCGGGATGATGCGGTCGATGGGCGGTGCCATGTTCGGCACCCAGATCGGCCAGGCCGTGGGCACGCTCGCGGGCGAGGTGGTCGGTTCGACCGACATCGGCCTGCCGCTCGGACCGCCGCGGAAGGCCGCGCTGCTGCCGGTGAACATCGCCGCCTTCGGCGAGGACCTCGGTGTGCCGCTGGACGAGGTACGGCTCTACCTGGCCCTGCGGGAAGCCGCACACCAGCGGCTCTTCGCCCATGTGCCGTGGCTGCGCTCGCATCTGTTCGGCGCCGTCGAGGGCTACGCGCGCGGCATCAAGGTGGACACCGCCAAGCTGGAGGACGTCGTCGGCCAGCTCGATCCCTCGCGTCCCGAGCAGCTGCAGGACGCCCTGCAGCAGGGCATGTTCCAGCCCGAGGACACCCCCGAGCAGAAGTCGGCGCTGGCGCGGCTGGAGACGGCCCTCGCCCTGGTCGAGGGCTGGGTGGACGCGGTGGTGCACGCGGCGGCCTCGCCGCATCTGCCGTCGTCGGGCGCGCTCCGCGAGATGCTGCGGCGCCGCCGCGCCACCGGCGGGCCGGCCGAACAGACCTTCGCCACGCTCATCGGACTGGAGCTGCGGCCGCGCCGGCTGCGGGACGCCTCCCGGCTGTGGGCCTCGCTCACCGACGCCCGCGGAGCCGACGGCCGGGACGCGCTCTGGGAGCACCCGGACATGCTGCCCACCGCGGAGGACCTCGACGACCCGGACGGCTTCGTCCACCGCGAGCAGGTGGACTTCTCCGAGCTGGACAAGATGCTCGGGGAGGCGGCCGACGGCTCCGGCAAGGACACCGGGCACGGTGGCGGCAACGGAGACGGCAACGGAAACAGGAACAGAAACGGGGACGGCGAGGAGTCCCGCGGCTCCGGTGGCCGGGACGGGTCCGGCCGGGAGGACGACGGCGAGAAGTGA
- a CDS encoding NUDIX hydrolase codes for MSLHAEATRVLENWSPRLPPAPAVPPAPGSPPPDGPGQEELRRDYLGHLGAHPDGMWKNCREGHITASALVVDPGTGRILLTLHRKLGMWLQTGGHCEPEDATLAGAALREATEESGIPGLELLPGGPVRLDRHRTPCAWHLDVQYAALAPAGSVEAVSGESLELRWYGWDEVPRVADASVVRLAEGTRALL; via the coding sequence GTGAGCCTGCACGCGGAAGCGACCCGCGTCCTGGAGAACTGGAGCCCGCGGCTTCCGCCGGCCCCGGCCGTACCTCCGGCCCCGGGCTCGCCGCCCCCGGACGGTCCCGGCCAGGAGGAGCTGCGGCGGGACTACCTCGGCCATCTGGGCGCCCACCCGGACGGCATGTGGAAGAACTGCCGCGAGGGGCACATCACGGCCAGCGCGCTGGTGGTGGATCCGGGGACCGGGCGGATACTGCTGACCCTGCACCGGAAGCTGGGGATGTGGCTGCAGACCGGCGGCCACTGCGAGCCGGAGGACGCCACGCTGGCGGGCGCCGCGCTGCGGGAGGCCACCGAGGAGTCCGGCATCCCCGGGCTGGAACTGCTCCCCGGCGGACCGGTCCGGCTCGACCGGCACCGGACCCCCTGCGCCTGGCACCTGGACGTGCAGTACGCGGCCCTCGCCCCGGCCGGATCGGTGGAGGCGGTCAGCGGGGAGTCCCTGGAACTGCGCTGGTACGGCTGGGACGAGGTGCCGCGCGTGGCGGACGCGTCCGTGGTCCGGCTGGCGGAGGGCACCCGCGCGCTGCTGTGA
- a CDS encoding AIM24 family protein, which produces MQSPLFGHTENQTQERYSLQNPQMLRVVLGGHDDILARKGSMVAYQGLVEFDGEYQTPGRRRSRARTGEGLDLMRCSGQGTVYLANLAQYVHLLDVDEEGLTVDSAYVLALDSALHWETIAVDSQFGISGSGAYNLQISGRGKVALMTSGKPLMLQVTPDKYVNADADAVVAWSTSLRVQMQAQTHSSGVFRRRGNTGEGWELSFLGQGYALVQPSELLPPQNAVAGQGLRAQYGMGPQGAQGQNQGNIWTNR; this is translated from the coding sequence ATGCAGAGTCCGCTGTTCGGCCACACCGAGAACCAGACCCAGGAGCGCTACTCCCTGCAGAACCCGCAGATGCTGCGGGTCGTGCTCGGCGGCCACGACGACATCCTCGCCCGCAAGGGCAGCATGGTCGCCTACCAGGGCCTGGTCGAGTTCGACGGCGAGTACCAGACGCCGGGCCGGCGCCGGTCCCGCGCCCGCACCGGTGAGGGCCTGGACCTGATGCGCTGCTCCGGCCAGGGCACCGTCTATCTGGCCAACCTCGCGCAGTACGTGCACCTCCTGGACGTGGACGAGGAAGGGCTCACCGTCGACAGCGCGTACGTCCTCGCGCTGGACTCCGCGCTGCACTGGGAGACCATCGCCGTCGACAGCCAGTTCGGCATCTCCGGTTCCGGCGCCTACAACCTGCAGATCTCCGGGCGGGGCAAGGTCGCGCTGATGACCTCGGGCAAGCCGCTGATGCTGCAGGTGACGCCCGACAAGTACGTCAACGCGGACGCCGACGCGGTGGTCGCCTGGTCGACGTCGCTGCGGGTGCAGATGCAGGCGCAGACCCACTCCTCCGGGGTCTTCCGGCGGCGCGGCAACACCGGCGAGGGCTGGGAGCTCAGCTTCCTCGGCCAGGGGTACGCCCTCGTCCAGCCGAGCGAGCTGCTGCCCCCGCAGAACGCCGTCGCCGGCCAGGGGCTCCGCGCCCAGTACGGCATGGGACCGCAGGGCGCGCAGGGCCAGAACCAGGGGAACATCTGGACGAACCGCTGA
- a CDS encoding AIM24 family protein, with protein sequence MDQHMISGYAPAPVAARMENHGPSMLRVAMQSGQDLFARTGSMVAYEGFVQYEPNPPAVRQMASQWLTGEGAPLMKCSGDGLLYLADYGADVVCVNLADEALSVNGTNLLAFDAHLQWGVQRVKGMAKFAGQGLFNVAVSGTGWVALTSRGTPIVVDCGRGEDETYVDPDALVAWSSGLKMKGKRSFKASSMIGRGSGEAYQLGFSGQGFVVVQPSEDSTDRLRARG encoded by the coding sequence ATGGACCAGCACATGATCTCGGGCTATGCCCCGGCCCCGGTGGCCGCCCGGATGGAGAACCACGGCCCGAGCATGCTCCGGGTCGCCATGCAGAGCGGACAGGACCTCTTCGCCCGCACCGGCTCGATGGTCGCCTACGAGGGATTCGTCCAGTACGAGCCCAACCCGCCGGCCGTGCGCCAGATGGCCTCGCAATGGCTCACCGGCGAGGGCGCGCCGCTGATGAAGTGCAGCGGTGACGGCCTGCTCTATCTCGCCGACTACGGCGCCGACGTCGTCTGCGTCAACCTCGCCGACGAGGCGCTGTCGGTCAACGGCACCAATCTCCTCGCCTTCGACGCACACCTCCAGTGGGGCGTCCAGCGGGTCAAGGGGATGGCCAAGTTCGCCGGCCAGGGCCTCTTCAACGTGGCCGTCTCCGGCACCGGCTGGGTGGCCCTGACCTCGCGCGGCACCCCCATCGTCGTCGACTGCGGCCGCGGCGAGGACGAGACCTATGTGGACCCGGACGCCCTGGTGGCCTGGTCCAGCGGTCTGAAGATGAAGGGGAAGCGCAGCTTCAAGGCGTCCTCGATGATCGGCCGCGGCAGCGGCGAGGCGTACCAGCTCGGCTTCTCCGGGCAGGGCTTCGTCGTCGTCCAGCCGAGCGAGGACAGCACCGACCGGCTCCGGGCCCGGGGCTGA